A genomic stretch from Candidatus Eisenbacteria bacterium includes:
- a CDS encoding DUF362 domain-containing protein, producing the protein MRIDRRRFLARAASLVASGLALRDVALRQAIASGDPSPSANTPLREANASSAPPDSPGGAPDLVIAKGPPKDATRRALDALGGIGRFVHPGETVVLKPNAGFDAPPGWGATTHPEVVSALVESCLDAGARRVLVLDHTLHPAERCFARSGIAEAVAPFAKAKLVSLDDRAAYTEVPVPMGKALRKTEIPIAVAKADVLINIPAAKAHSATRVSLGLKNLMGLVWDRHVFHQEIDLEQGIADLATVLRPALTILSAVTILKTGGPAGPGETEPFGGVIAGIDPVAVDSYGVTLSTWNRETLRPEQIGYIRHASEHGIGEWKLDQLRIVELS; encoded by the coding sequence ATGCGGATCGATCGACGGCGATTCCTCGCCAGAGCCGCTTCTCTCGTGGCCAGCGGCCTGGCGCTTCGTGACGTTGCCCTGAGGCAGGCGATCGCCTCGGGGGACCCTTCCCCCTCAGCCAACACCCCCTTGCGGGAAGCCAACGCCTCTTCTGCGCCGCCCGATTCGCCGGGAGGCGCGCCTGACCTGGTCATCGCGAAAGGTCCCCCGAAGGATGCGACACGCAGGGCTCTCGACGCGCTGGGCGGCATCGGGCGCTTCGTCCATCCGGGAGAAACCGTCGTGCTGAAGCCGAACGCGGGCTTCGACGCGCCCCCCGGCTGGGGGGCGACGACGCACCCGGAGGTCGTCTCCGCTCTGGTCGAATCGTGCCTGGACGCGGGCGCCCGGCGGGTCCTCGTCCTGGATCACACCCTGCATCCCGCCGAGAGGTGCTTCGCGCGAAGCGGGATCGCGGAGGCCGTAGCTCCCTTCGCAAAGGCCAAGCTCGTGTCGCTCGACGATCGCGCCGCCTACACAGAGGTCCCCGTCCCGATGGGAAAGGCGCTGCGGAAGACCGAGATCCCGATCGCCGTCGCCAAGGCCGACGTGCTGATCAACATCCCGGCGGCGAAGGCCCACTCGGCCACAAGGGTGAGCCTGGGACTCAAGAACCTGATGGGGCTCGTGTGGGACCGGCATGTCTTCCACCAGGAGATCGATCTCGAGCAGGGGATCGCCGATCTTGCCACCGTCCTGCGGCCCGCTCTGACGATCCTCTCCGCCGTCACGATCCTGAAGACGGGAGGCCCCGCGGGTCCCGGGGAGACCGAGCCCTTCGGTGGCGTCATCGCCGGGATCGATCCCGTCGCCGTCGACTCCTACGGGGTCACGCTGTCTACCTGGAACCGCGAGACTCTCCGGCCCGAGCAGATCGGCTACATCCGCCACGCCTCCGAGCACGGGATCGGAGAGTGGAAGCTGGATCAACTGAGAATAGTCGAGCTGTCTTGA